From the genome of Drosophila melanogaster chromosome 2L, one region includes:
- the CG31875 gene encoding uncharacterized protein, isoform D → MSARKEKRDIHYWRKQAATLPDFVPPWKREQDLQQLQHRASILWSPQLQDQDDKAVREYLDYAASLYDIEEEQALFILRRHGYDLPLAHRRLEKTETARGCRYHRWKAEDLIRLTKAFEQYGTDFAKVRKELPHFPLAELRLYFSFMSSALETDDQQAIHR, encoded by the coding sequence ATGTCGGCACGCAAGGAGAAACGAGACATACATTACTGGCGAAAACAGGCAGCCACCTTGCCGGATTTTGTGCCGCCGTGGAAGCGGGAACAGGatttgcagcagctgcaacatcGAGCCTCGATCCTGTGGTCGCCGCAACTGCAGGACCAAGATGACAAGGCTGTTCGCGAATACCTTGACTATGCGGCCAGTCTCTATGATATCGAGGAGGAGCAGGCGCTGTTCATCCTGCGGCGTCACGGATACGACCTGCCCCTGGCACATCGACGTCTGGAGAAGACTGAGACAGCTCGAGGATGTCGCTACCATCGCTGGAAGGCCGAGGATCTCATCCGTCTTACCAAGGCCTTCGAGCAATACGGCACCGACTTCGCAAAGGTACGAAAGGAGCTACCCCACTTTCCTCTGGCCGAGCTTCGACTGTACTTCTCCTTCATGTCCTCGGCGTTGGAGACAGATGACCAACAGGCCATCCATAGATGA